Genomic segment of Triticum aestivum cultivar Chinese Spring chromosome 6A, IWGSC CS RefSeq v2.1, whole genome shotgun sequence:
tagaacggagggagtgtacactagtacatacggagcaaaatgagtgaatctacactttaaaatacgtctatatacatccatatgtagtctatattggaatctctaaaagggcttatactccgtatttagaaacggagggagtacatcttttGTCATTTGTCTGAAGCATGCATTTCCAGAACCTAAATGCCAGCTTTGCCATGTACATGCATTCAATAACACCTAAGCTAATTGGACTCTACATCCTTAGCTTTCACTTTTCTGACCACTATCTTGAGATCTGCAGCGAACCAAGCTTAGGTTTTCAACTAGTGTCGGTGTTCTTGTTCTTGTTATTTTACAGAGTGGCTTCTGCAAATGCCATAACAAGCATCAACCTGCAGAAACAGTGGAACCACAAGCCTGCAGCAGAAGCAGATTACTCATCATATACACTTCTTCTTCCCTACATATACAGGTCCCAAACAGTAATGATTCATTGATACTATACTATGTCCTAGTCCGGTACAGAGTGTAACTAGCTTCTGATGTGCTCCAAACTGGCTACAATATGCAAGTTAGTCCTCTCCTGTGAACAAAGACACAGCGAATATTCATTCAGAAAAAAAAGACAGAGCTAATATTCCCTGCAATCAAAAGATAAAGCAAGACATTCGTTACAGCTATATAGCTTACATATCTTCATATCCCTTCATTAATTAGAACAAATAGATGCCCTCGTTTACGTGACGGGGCATATGACAATTTTTATATCAGTAGCCTAGTGAAATAAAAGACGATTTGATTTCAAAAAATAAACCAAGTGCACGTAACAGTATTGTGAAGGCCGCTCTGCACCATAATAGGCGTCTCTGTCTCATGGACTTTGTTGAGAACACCATACAAATCATATTTCGTTACCATGACAAACTAGTATTATGATACTCCCTCTTTCCCGAAATAACATTGGGACAGAGAGAATACTTTATAGCATTATGTTTTCTCTGCTCGGTTACTCTGAAGCACACAAAAAGAATATAGCAATTCTTTTGAAAACCAAGGATGACTGACcgtgtgaaatatatgattttctgGTACACAATATAGCCCAATGATATATTCTGACCCAATGGGTGGGTTAGGCATAAACCTGATCGTGATGTCGATCGCGAAACACGTGTATCTAAGAAATAATAAACCAACACTTCCTTACCATAAACCGACCAAATCGTAGAATTAACATGGAATTGTCATCATAAACCAGCACCAGTTTAATAAAATAACCATATGCAGATCACAGCTTACCACCATAATCAGCAACGAATTATGCTTGCTCCATATATACCTGGAGGTCTTGACCAGCAGCGACTTAGTGCAGCAGCAAGCGGTCAGTCCTTTCCCTTCCTAGGCGACGACATCCAACGACCAGTCAAAGAACCCGTCCCTTTTCTAAAAAAAGTCACAGAACCCGTCGGGTAGGAATTATGCAAAATCATGATGCGTCTACATTCATTTCATGAATCTTCAGCATGCAGTGGTTCAAGCGAAAATTGGAGGACATCTCAATTCAGatgaaagaagacaaaatgcttgcACAAGTACAGATAAAACTAGCAAAATCAGAGGTATATTATGATGGGACATcaatttcctcactaattggcaaaTAAAACTTGTAAAATTATATTATTTGCTCAACAAAATCGTACATGTGTGCTTCTATAGTTGATAATGAAGTTGAGAATGGAACAAGAACATGAACGAATTAATCACAAAGTGCTACTGAATGTTGGAACCCAAGCCGTCAAACTCATCTCATAGGGGATATTATGGGTAGTGTATGGGATCCTATGATCCAAGAACCACCTCACGATCTCCATAGACTGCAGGTCGAGCCAAAAGAAACCACGGCATGTGTCGATGAGCACGGTACCGCTCTTCTCGGCAAACCAGATTAGCTTGAATTGGACTGGGTTCGTCGGCGGAATGCAACTACCGCCTGCCTTCTCAAGGAACCGCGAAATTTTCTCCGTCATGTTGATCACCACATGTGGCCGTTGCTGCCACTTGCCTGTATGCTTTGATTGTGCCCATGCCGATATCTTGTCCTCTTCAGCGACGAGCACAAGCACATCCCGACCCGCCGACGATGTTGCTAGAAGTTTTTGGTGTTGTTCGTGGTGTGGGAACCCTTTTGGGAGCATCCTCGCCATCACCTTTGCCGCTCTGACACGGAGCTTCAGGACATAGGACCCGGTGTCAGTCTGGCACAACCAGTGGACAGTGCCGCCGGTGACCAGGGCCTTGCCGAGGCTTTGTTGCAAGTGGTTGCCAAATAGGTTAGGTAGATAGTTGTTGGTGTAGAGGCCCCACACGCCATGCTCCGATGAGAAGGTCTGGAGCTGCAGGTTGCCGCTGTACTGTGACATCTCTAGATATGCCTTGACCACTTGAAAATGCCGGCCAACGGAGGTGGCCCCCTTATCATCGCCACGGACGAGCACGACATAATTTACCCCAGTCGTTCTTGGGAACGCCTGTTCGGATGGTAGGGTGAGACTCCTGCCGGTGGCCGGGTCGCACACGCGGAGCTCTTGTGCCAAGCCTACACGGGCGAGGACAAGACCATCGCGTGACGAGAGGGGAAAGCCTCCGCGGCTAGCCGTGCGCAGCTTGGTGGCATCCGGCACGCTGGTGTCCACCAGAAACAGCTCCTCCTCGGGCTTGGGCCAGCCGTGGGACTGGTAGATCAGATTGCCGCGTAGGAGGGGGAGCACGAAGCGGTCTCCCTGCTGGAGGCAGAGGGGGCCGTGGAGGCTGATGTATTCCTTGACGCGGTCCATGCACGTGGCGGCACAGCGCACGAGGGTGGCCGGGTCGGTGCGCACCGCAATGTCCACCAGCACGTCCAACGGCATTGACGCTGCCTTCTGCCTCCGCCGTCTTGCAGCTTGACTTGGCGCTGCTGCCTGCCATGGTCGATGCCTCTATAGGTGGCTCTAGGAGGGAGCTCAGTACAGGGCGAGATCCGGTTGCGTACCGAGATCGATGCTGTATAATTAGCCCAGATCATAGATGTGCATCCTAGTTAATATAAGTAGGATTATGGGATATTTTGGTATGACTTGGGTTTCCGTAATTGTTTGGTAACTAGAGATTCGGCCGGAGACGTCCCGATCTAGTCCGTGACGTTGACACATTGTCGATCCTCTATCTGTATGTACGTGCAAGCTAGCCGAACAAGCAGCTTAGTCGATTATTGGTTGGCTACAGTAGTACGTGATCGATGTACTTCGGCGTTTGGCGCACGTAGCGACTCGTAGCTAGACGATGGAACGAAATCTTTTTTCTGATTATCTCGTACGTATTGTGCCACGTCCAACGCCCTGCCGGACTCGTACAACCACCAGTCCAGTTTACAACTTTATTTAGGACTCTACGTGACTTTATACTATAACTAGATAAATTACTGCATAGATCGGCCTGCAACTGCAAGGACGCGACGGCACCATGGGCACGAAACAAGAACGGTGCTCGCCCTCGGCAGTGGATTGGTCAAACCTCTCCGACGACCTCCTCAACATGGTCCGGGGGAGAGTCGCCTCGCCGCTCGGCCGTGTACGCTTCACCGGCGTATGCGGGTCATGGCGCTCTGCCGCGTTGCAGCACCCAACGCCGCCGGCGCTCCCTCTGCTGGTCCTCTCACCTGTGGACCGGGGCATTGTCACCGAGAAGCGCCTAATTTACTGCCCCGAGGAAGGTGTGGTCCTTCAGGTTCCAATCCCAAGCAAGCTGCGCAACATGCAGTTCATCGGATCGTACGACGGTGGATGGATCGCGGCTATTGAAAGTTCAAGTTCCGACTATGACGGAGGATGGATGGGCGCGGTAGAAGGATCGACCATGTTCCTGATTGTGAATCTCTTCTCTGGCGTCGAGGTGCCACTGTCCGAGAAGCAGCGGAATTTTCGATTGACTGACCATAATGGAATAGACTTCATCTGAAAAATAATCTTTTCCGATGTTCCCACTTCAGGTGGCTGCATTCTTGTCGCCATGACTGCTGGGCGCAAGATTGCACTATGTAAGATTGGCTGTCTGGATGGATGGACAATACAAGGATGTGACATGGAGCCTGTTCGGGATGTCGCGTTTTACCGCGGGGAGCTTTACGGCCTAGCACATAGCAAGACATTATACACGTTTGACATTGATGTTAATGAAGATGGTGCACCGATAGTTACTGCCGCCTACCCCATGGACATCCAAAGGGGCGGTGATCCTATTTGTACGAGTTGGTTCTTGGACAAAGCCTCATACATATGTGAGTTCAATGGTAAGCTGGCGGTGGCAGTTATGAGTCGATGGTTGCGAAACTGCAAGCCTTTCTTTAAAGTGTTCCAAGTCACAAATGTTGATGATGACGCACGCAAATATAAGTGGGAGGAGGTGGGTAGCTTGGGTGATTGCGCGTTGTTCTTGGGGCAACTATGCTCCTCCAAGGTGGTGCAAATGCCGGCTGGTGGCCGGGGACATGTAGAAAGAAACCACATATACTACTCGAACCATCACTCTGGAGTTAGCAAAGAGCACCAAGAGTTCGAGGAAGAATACCACACAAAATCAGAATATGGTGACCTACTATTCCATAGGAAAGACCAAAGCGTTGATGAAGGTGGTGATAACATGGAGCGCATCCTGTCAGTACGATACTACATTAAGGGTGGCCATCATGTTCCCATGTGGTGCCTCCCTCCCCACTTCTAGGGCTTGTTTGACTAAAAAGATTTTCATAGAAAAATTGGAGGATGGAAATCCTTGGCGGTATTGCTATCATGGATTATTTGTTGTATTGTGAGGACAATTTGTTCTTCCTTTAAAAAGTCTCTATGGAATATTTCATATGAAATTTTCCATTGACTTTATCTCTTGGAAATATTACCGCAATAAAAGTTTTACAGTGGTTGAGGAAAATAAGATCCATCCATCCAAAAGAATCTAGCTAGGTTGAAAAGTTTTCATAGAAAAGTTTTACAGTTAAATGCTGCTTGATTTTTAGAGCTGGTTGCAAGGTAAATACAGAAGCACAACAATGATGCATCAAGGGCGCCTTCAAGCCTTGGGTAGTGTACCAGCTCTAAAAATCAAGCAGCATTTAACTGTGTTCTCACGCCCCAGATACTACCCAAAGCAACTGCATCTCACGCCCCAGCTGAATGTATTTACCTTGCGACGCCGTCCCCTCGCCTCTGGGACGTGCAGAAggacgaggagaaggaggaggagcagtCCACGGCGCCGTGTACATCCTTGCTCCTCCACACGCGGGGCGCAGAGATGGACAAGGAGACTGAGCCGTGTGCGCAGTTGCCGCCATCGCCTTCCTTGAGGTGAACCTTCCTCCTCCCCATTTCTTCTTCCAATGAGCTCTTTCTTACTGTTGTCCCTCCTCTAATCTCTCCCATTCAGGCAAGTTGGAGGGGCGCACAAGGGTAAGGCAGGCCGCAGGATGATGGATGCGATGCAGTGAGGGCAGCAGTGTCATTAGAGGGACCCCTCCTGGTCAAGCCCCAACCCAGAGGCAAGTGCAGCTCCAAGTTCATGGAGAAAACGGCGGCACATGTGAGCTGTCTCTTCCTCTTTTCCTCATCTCCCGGCTGTTATTCTACTCGCACAGCAACACCGCAGACCTTGCCTAAGGTGAGATTTTTCTTCATCACCTTGCTCGTCTCCTGTTTGATGAAAGTTCTATGAGCTGATCCATTAAACGTTTCATGTTGTTTTTTCTCGTGTACGAACTCACAGTTCTCTCTTAGTTCTTGGGATCTCTGTGCTGTTAACTATGAAGGTTGGGTTTCTTTTTGATGCATCGCTCGATTTGTGTTTGCTGAAAAGTCTATGAGCTAATGCCTTGCTCGGTTTGTGTTTGCCGAAAAATCTACGAGATAATGTATTGGTGCGGCCAGCCTGTCAGCATGCACGATCTTTGTTTGGATTTCGTCTCTATGGTAGTTTGGTCCTGTAGATAAAACCCGTGCATATCTATGGCCTGCTTCCTGGTTAATTAAGTATTTGTACGCTTTTAAAACGTGACATGATCTTTGCGCAGTGCCACATCTGTCTCATAAGTTTCTGACTTCCGTTTATGACATGCTACCAAGTCAGTTGTCAGTTTGGCTGAGAGGTTTCTGAATTTCTCCTTAACGTGATGTGTTTCTTATCGTGAGTGATTTCCGTGGCTAACTCGTTTCCTAATTGTCAAACCTCATAGAGGAAATTAAGGAATGGCAGGGACTCTGGTTTGGTTATGAGAAGTGCTTGGTGGATGCTTATGTGATACTATTAAGGAGCTTAGCTCAAGCTCAAATATGGTACATCTCTCTGCCATTTTGTTAATTTGTGCAGATAATTGAATTTATGGCTAGTTATTATAAGTTGGAAGATAATTGTATTCATGGCTAGACATTTGTTCAGATAAATGTATTCTTAAAACCTGTAATGTAGTGCATTCTGTCACTTTATTGGTAAATTCAGCAAATTTGTACTGGATTGACCTTTGGCGCACAGATTTGGAAGTACAAGATTTTCAAGATTGCATAGGATTTACTTTAAGAAGGAATCAAGTTGATGCTAATTAAGTGTGATAACATAGTTAGCTATTTACTTTGCTATAATTTTTCCTGCAGGAAGGTCACTACTTGAAGGTCTGCACATGTTCATGTTGGAGCATTAGAATAAATAAAGTGAGTCTTGCAGTATTTATTGGGTGAAGTTCTGCATATGTATCAACACGCGGCGGTGGCGGTTGCTGGATGAGAGCTGGTCCTGACCCGGACGCAGCGCCCATCCCCGTCTCTGGTACCGTCGGAGAGGCGAGGATGGCGCCGGTCGTGCCGCGGCACGGCTCCAAGGCCACCAGTGTGACAGCGACAACAGCTACAACTTCATGCCGCTGTGAGTACCCGGCAGCCTCCTCTCCTTTAGCATGTAGCTACTTCGTTTTGTTCTGTTTGACGGAATACTACTACTTTGTGTCTTGTTTCTATTTTGGCATGACGATTAGAGCAGATAGCATTTTGCGGCTTAGCATGGCATGTTTTTTCAGTCTCAGGTTGTAAACTTCCTGATGTTGTTTGATAACAGAAAGAGAAATTTCTAACAGCTCGCGGGTGCCCCTACAccctctatgaacagtaaattGAAAACAAactgaaaaaaatcaaaaaaatctgaaactttaaGGGATCAAATATTATCAAAAGTTTGATGTTCCTGCAAAGTTTCAGCAACAAATAACCTTCGTGGAGCCCTCACCAAAAATAACAAAATCACTGCTAAAAAATGTACATAAACTTTGAAcaatgattttgtttttttatttgagtGCTCTTCGAATGTTATTTTTAGCtaaaactttgcaagatcatcaaaaGCTTCATGATGTTCGATGTCCGaaagtttttgatttttttgaatttactgttcatagagggTGTAGAGGCACCCGGGTGCTGAAAATCCTGTCTCAGACAGAGAATTTCCCCGTGCTGGTGGAAAGCGGAAAAAGGTTGGGTTCAGATGGATTTGATTTGTTCCATGTGTACTTCTCCGGTCTTTGCTCCATCAGCCAGCCGTCAAACAGATGGTGAGGTAGACAACTCCCACAACTTAGAGCCACATGCTTTCTCATCACATCTACTGACAAGGTCGTTGCTTCTCTCTTCCTGTTGTGGCAGCATGGGAAGGAGGAGGAGTTCAGCACGGGGCCCTTGTCCGTGCTCATGCTTAGCATCAAGAACAACACTCAGGCTGGTTTGGTGTTCTTTCATCTTTTGAGATCTCGGCTCAGCAAGGAACAGTTTTCTGCAGTACTACTCACTATCTCTCTTCATATATGTTTGAATTGAAGGCTTTCCAGCATTTCTTGTACTTGCGCTTGCTAGAAATCTAATCAACTTAGTTGCTTGTCCAACTGTAGTTTCGTGGATTGCCTTTAGTAATGCTGCATTTCGTTCTTGTCCTCTTAGTATTCAAAGTTAAGTGCACCATCGCATAATATATATGAGTAATTAACCGTGCTCTGGAGTAATGCATTGCGTTCTGTCCTCTTAGTATGCAAATTTAAGTGCATTATCGGGTAATTTATATGAGTAATTAACTATGGTTTCGGCGGCCTTTCGTCAAATGCCTTTGCCCTTTGGTAGTCGTTTACTACTGCAAAGTTAAATGAAACATCATTTAGATGACTGATTATTAAGTGCCAACCATAgtttctgtgcagctgtttatTTTTTCAGTGTTAATGTCGCTCTTCTTGCTTCTCTGAGCATGATTGTTTCATAATTAGCATAGGATTTGTAGACATGGGAATGCTCAAGTGTCAACTGTCGTGAGACTATGCGAACAACAACATTTACAGAAGGTAGAATCTGAGCTTCAAGACAAGCAGCCCATAGTAACCTTAGTTGAGTAGTTCATCTATTATTTTGGACTGACTGAGTGTGGTCTTATACCAATCTAATATATGTACTTCTACCTCTGGAAGACCGAAGAGTTGAATGATGCAGAGTGTGAATGATGAACTTGTACAACTGATGGGTGGGGAGGGCAGGTCTGCAAGGTGTTGGGAAAACCCTTTCTTGATGTGAACAGTATAGTCTGATATTATTGTTAGTTGTCAATCGATCCAGGATTCAATGTCGTTTGCAAATTCAAGTGTTTCACTTGAAGGATGACGCAAATCACACGCAAGGAACATGTTAATATGCATACAATTGTTCTTCCTGAGTCATTTGTGCAACATATATATTTCACCATATCAATTGAAAACTGAATGGTGTGCAGGTTGGTTTTTGTGTGTTCTAAGTTCTACAACTACCAAGGGCTATTGGTTCTGGAAATTATTCACAAGCATGCGGCTCTGACCTACTTTTGTCCAAATATCTTTCTTTGTAGTGAGTTGTGCTGATTCACATTAAGGTGCAGCGAAACTACCTGAAATCATTTTATTTTGTCTTCCCATCGGCTACTTTTAAGAGTTGGGTATCCTGATGAGAAATGCATCCCTGAACGCAGCGGCAGCTGCATGCAGGGCATCAACGGCGCGCGTGCCGTCGCGATTCGAATCAGCTAAGCGTGCTAGTTAGAGTATAGCCGAACGTTGGAGAGCAAACTGAAACGTATATGCGTACTCAAAGGACCAAACCTGACACCACAATCTGACACAAGCAGGGTACGTGCGCAGACGAGAGGACGAGAGGACGACGCGCAACGCAACAGCATGTACCCGCACAACGCAGTTACGCTCCATTGTCAGGAGTGTTTTCAGTTAATGCATGTTGTACAGCAACGCAGCGGCCTTAGCTAGGAAAGCAAACATTTTGATGTTTTTTATTAGTCGCGGTAATCACATGGTTCATCCATAAACACCAAAAACATCTTTAGTTTTATTCCAAACGAAACGCTTACATTATCAACGTATTATATAAATAAAAAGCTCATAAGCGATCTCCAACACTATATGTACAACATAGCCAAACTAGCATGGCTTACTTTTTTACAGCATTTTTGCTAGGCCACGAACGCCAACGCTGCACATTTCGTCCATGTGCCCAGCGCGCTCACGGGCAGCGTATACGTCGTACACACCAGAGGACGCGTCCCTGCATGCTTGCATGGTGCGGCCCCACCACCGCCGTTGTTGACAATCGGGTCATGTTCCCCACCTGCTACATGCCAGGTCCCGGACACCTTACACACTCTGCATCTGCATGCCATGTTCTTTGCGTCAGGTATTTCTTAAGTATGGACCGATGTATGTCCCCTTTTCTCCTTTTAACAAAATTAATGCGCAGATCACATCGCCCGGAGCGGTATCCTGATGTTT
This window contains:
- the LOC123129248 gene encoding uncharacterized protein, giving the protein MVPSRPCSCRPIYAAAAPSQAARRRRQKAASMPLDVLVDIAVRTDPATLVRCAATCMDRVKEYISLHGPLCLQQGDRFVLPLLRGNLIYQSHGWPKPEEELFLVDTSVPDATKLRTASRGGFPLSSRDGLVLARVGLAQELRVCDPATGRSLTLPSEQAFPRTTGVNYVVLVRGDDKGATSVGRHFQVVKAYLEMSQYSGNLQLQTFSSEHGVWGLYTNNYLPNLFGNHLQQSLGKALVTGGTVHWLCQTDTGSYVLKLRVRAAKVMARMLPKGFPHHEQHQKLLATSSAGRDVLVLVAEEDKISAWAQSKHTGKWQQRPHVVINMTEKISRFLEKAGGSCIPPTNPVQFKLIWFAEKSGTVLIDTCRGFFWLDLQSMEIVRWFLDHRIPYTTHNIPYEMSLTAWVPTFSSTL